From the genome of Winogradskyella forsetii, one region includes:
- the folK gene encoding 2-amino-4-hydroxy-6-hydroxymethyldihydropteridine diphosphokinase codes for MKPSKTIYIALGSNKGNKLQYLQSAVDAIFKRVGVVHKISKVFKTPAFGFEGDDFFNACISVETELKPKKVLKELQAIELDLGRQPKASTGYESREIDLDILFFEDEILEEKTLAIPHPELHTRRFVLQPLVAIAKDFEHPVLKKSIELLLAECKDDSELEPVNIWLKNPKRAYNFDDYNYIAIEGNIGAGKTSLANKIANDFNAKLILERFADNAFLPKFYKQPERYAFTLEMSFLADRYQQISDDLSQLDLFMDFMVSDYDVYKSLIFSKITLPEDEFRLYRKLFYQVYKDIAKPDLYVYLYQNTERLQANIKKRGRNYEKDIKDDYLEKINTGYLEFLKSQQEMNVKIIDISDRDFVKSREDYLWLLGEINESSVGSLQ; via the coding sequence ATGAAACCATCCAAAACCATTTACATCGCATTAGGAAGCAACAAAGGCAACAAATTGCAGTATTTGCAATCGGCAGTTGATGCTATTTTTAAGCGTGTTGGTGTTGTTCATAAGATTTCGAAAGTATTTAAAACCCCAGCTTTTGGTTTTGAAGGCGACGATTTTTTTAATGCTTGTATTTCTGTTGAAACCGAGTTGAAGCCCAAAAAAGTATTAAAGGAGCTTCAGGCTATTGAATTAGATTTAGGGCGACAACCAAAAGCAAGCACAGGTTATGAATCCCGTGAAATTGATTTGGATATTTTATTTTTTGAAGATGAAATTCTTGAAGAAAAAACTTTGGCCATTCCGCATCCAGAACTTCATACACGCAGGTTTGTATTGCAGCCTTTGGTTGCTATTGCCAAAGACTTTGAGCATCCAGTTTTAAAAAAGTCTATTGAATTATTATTGGCAGAGTGTAAGGACGATTCTGAATTGGAACCTGTAAATATTTGGTTAAAGAACCCAAAAAGAGCCTATAACTTTGACGATTACAACTATATAGCGATTGAAGGCAATATAGGCGCTGGAAAAACCAGTTTAGCCAATAAAATTGCCAACGATTTCAACGCCAAGCTAATTTTGGAACGCTTTGCTGATAATGCATTTTTACCGAAATTTTACAAGCAACCAGAGCGTTATGCCTTCACCTTAGAAATGTCTTTTTTAGCTGATCGCTATCAACAAATTAGTGATGATTTGTCGCAACTGGATTTGTTTATGGATTTTATGGTCAGTGATTATGATGTTTATAAATCATTGATTTTTTCAAAAATTACGTTGCCTGAGGACGAGTTTAGATTGTACCGAAAACTATTCTACCAAGTTTATAAGGACATCGCTAAGCCAGATCTGTATGTGTATCTCTATCAAAACACAGAACGTTTACAAGCCAATATTAAGAAAAGAGGTCGTAATTACGAAAAAGACATCAAAGACGATTATCTCGAAAAAATAAACACAGGTTATTTGGAATTTTTAAAAAGTCAGCAAGAGATGAATGTTAAGATTATTGATATTTCAGATCGGGATTTTGTGAAGAGTCGTGAAGATTATTTGTGGTTATTGGGTGAGATTAATGAGTCTTCAGTAGGCAGTCTTCAGTAG
- a CDS encoding sigma-70 family RNA polymerase sigma factor, translating to MRQLKITKQVTNREDKSLDKYLQDISKIPLITADEEVELAQLIRKGDQAALDKLTTANLRFVVSVAKQYQNQGLKLPDLINEGNAGLVKAAKRFDETRGFKFISYAVWWIRQAILQALAEQSRIVRLPLNKIGTINKINKAFSHLEQINQRPPNADEIARELDISVREVKQSMKNSGRHLSMDAPLKDGETFSLYDVVSSGESPRPDKALMKESLNTEVERALETLTQKESDVIRLNFGIGDQPPMTLEEIGSIYDLTRERVRQIREKGIRRLRHASKSKILKTYLG from the coding sequence ATGAGGCAGTTAAAAATCACCAAGCAGGTAACCAACAGAGAAGATAAATCGCTAGATAAATATCTACAGGATATAAGCAAGATTCCGTTGATTACTGCAGATGAAGAAGTAGAATTAGCACAACTAATAAGAAAAGGTGATCAAGCAGCATTAGATAAATTAACAACAGCCAATTTAAGGTTTGTTGTTTCGGTTGCAAAACAATATCAAAATCAAGGCTTAAAATTACCAGATTTAATCAATGAAGGTAATGCTGGTTTGGTAAAAGCAGCAAAACGTTTTGATGAAACTAGAGGTTTTAAGTTTATTTCTTATGCTGTATGGTGGATTAGACAAGCTATTTTACAAGCTTTGGCAGAGCAATCCCGTATTGTACGTTTACCATTGAATAAGATTGGTACTATTAATAAGATTAATAAGGCTTTTTCGCATTTAGAGCAAATTAATCAAAGACCGCCTAATGCAGATGAAATTGCACGCGAATTGGATATTAGTGTTCGTGAAGTAAAGCAATCGATGAAAAATTCTGGTCGTCACTTATCAATGGATGCGCCATTAAAGGATGGAGAAACGTTTAGTTTATACGACGTAGTAAGTTCTGGTGAATCGCCAAGACCTGATAAGGCATTGATGAAAGAATCCTTAAACACTGAAGTAGAACGTGCACTAGAAACATTGACCCAAAAGGAAAGTGATGTGATTCGATTAAACTTTGGAATTGGAGATCAACCACCAATGACACTTGAGGAAATTGGAAGCATTTACGATTTAACCCGAGAGCGTGTGAGACAAATTAGAGAAAAAGGAATTAGAAGACTTAGACATGCTAGTAAGAGTAAAATCTTGAAAACATATTTAGGGTAA
- a CDS encoding AsmA family protein codes for MKKFLKIIGVVLLIFIAILIAIPFVLESKIDTIVQNYADHNLDADLTFDDISLSLISSFPKAEVSVDNLKIVNRAPFEGETLATAKSLSFELGVMQLLKGTEEPLEVNEIIANELLLVLKTNKTGAVNYDIVKENEADAATQNTTNSTGFSFDIDNYEINNSAFTYIDDTSNTTFYLTEINHNGKGIFSGGKSELDTNTEANITFAMDSTEYLSNNSLKLDALIDMDLEQQKYTFKENKGYINALPIEFEGFVQIVEAGQQIDISFKNPEASFKDFLAVIPKAYAKNIENVSTTGNFTINGIIKGLISEETIPTLDINMKSENASFKFPDLPKSVRNISIDASVKNTTGNVDDTYVDIDKLNFQVDEDVFKSEAHIKNLTKNILVDAKLDGVLNLANITKAYPVELENELSGVLRGNVNTSFDMDAIETNAYQRIKNTGSVSISDFIFSSEAIANPIQINKADLTFKPGTVSLNSFDALTGKSDFSATGTINNLLGFLLSDKNLQGNFNVNSNTFALSDFMVEDETATETSTQTTSEAESLKIPEFLECTITANAKTVIYDNLNLKNVKGTLYIKDQNANLQNMTTDIFNGQLGISGNVSTKAAKPIFDMKLGMQNFDISQSFKDLEMLKALAPIAKVLQGKLNSTIDINGFLDSSFSPDLSTISGSAIASILTNKINTENSPLLSGLDSKLDFIDFDELDLKDLTTNLSFENGQVSVKPFTLNYKDIPIVVSGSHSFSNTMNYNAVLQVPAKYLGSEVNRLIGKINDNEVNKITIPVTANIGGTFTSPNIKTDLTSGVSNLTKQLIEIEKQKLIGKGKDKIKDALGGLLGGNTTTTKTDSTTTKADTTKQSTEDKVKEGVSGILGGLLGGKKKSTNKKATDSIKN; via the coding sequence ATGAAGAAATTTTTGAAAATTATAGGCGTCGTCTTACTTATTTTTATTGCGATTCTTATTGCGATACCTTTTGTTTTAGAATCTAAAATAGATACCATTGTTCAGAATTATGCAGATCATAATTTGGATGCCGATTTAACTTTTGATGATATCAGTCTCAGTCTTATCAGCAGTTTTCCAAAGGCCGAAGTGAGCGTTGATAATTTGAAAATTGTCAATCGTGCACCCTTTGAAGGCGAGACCTTAGCAACCGCAAAGTCATTATCGTTTGAATTGGGCGTAATGCAATTGCTTAAAGGAACCGAAGAACCTCTTGAAGTCAACGAAATTATTGCCAATGAACTCCTTTTGGTGTTAAAAACCAATAAAACTGGCGCTGTCAATTATGACATCGTAAAGGAAAATGAAGCTGATGCTGCAACGCAAAACACAACGAATTCAACGGGTTTTAGTTTCGATATTGACAACTACGAGATTAACAATAGTGCGTTCACTTATATTGACGATACGTCCAACACCACGTTTTATTTGACCGAAATCAATCACAACGGCAAAGGCATTTTCTCTGGCGGAAAGTCTGAATTAGACACTAATACCGAAGCAAATATCACTTTTGCCATGGATAGTACCGAATATTTAAGCAACAACAGTCTTAAATTGGATGCACTTATCGATATGGATTTAGAGCAACAAAAATATACCTTCAAGGAAAACAAAGGGTATATCAATGCGCTGCCTATAGAATTTGAGGGCTTTGTACAAATCGTAGAAGCAGGACAGCAGATTGATATCAGTTTTAAGAATCCAGAAGCTTCATTTAAGGATTTTCTAGCCGTGATTCCAAAAGCTTATGCCAAGAATATAGAAAATGTAAGCACCACAGGAAACTTTACCATTAACGGTATTATTAAAGGCTTGATTTCAGAGGAAACCATCCCGACTTTAGATATCAACATGAAGTCTGAAAATGCATCCTTTAAATTCCCTGACCTTCCAAAAAGTGTCCGGAATATCTCGATTGATGCTTCTGTAAAAAATACCACAGGTAACGTCGATGACACTTATGTGGACATTGATAAACTCAACTTTCAAGTGGATGAAGACGTTTTCAAATCTGAAGCCCATATTAAAAATTTAACTAAAAACATACTCGTAGATGCTAAATTAGATGGTGTTCTCAATTTAGCTAATATCACAAAGGCCTATCCTGTTGAATTGGAAAATGAACTGAGCGGTGTGTTAAGAGGAAACGTAAACACGTCTTTTGACATGGATGCCATTGAAACCAATGCCTACCAACGCATTAAAAATACAGGTAGTGTTTCTATTTCGGATTTTATATTTTCGTCGGAAGCCATCGCAAACCCGATTCAAATCAATAAGGCCGATTTAACTTTTAAACCAGGAACCGTAAGTCTAAATAGTTTTGATGCCTTAACTGGAAAGAGTGATTTTTCAGCCACTGGAACCATTAATAATTTACTAGGGTTTTTATTAAGTGACAAAAATCTTCAAGGTAATTTCAATGTGAATTCCAATACGTTTGCACTTTCAGACTTTATGGTTGAAGATGAAACGGCAACTGAAACATCAACTCAAACAACTTCTGAAGCTGAATCGCTTAAGATTCCAGAATTTTTGGAATGTACCATTACTGCTAATGCCAAAACCGTTATTTATGACAACCTCAACTTAAAGAATGTAAAAGGCACACTGTATATTAAAGACCAAAATGCCAATCTTCAAAATATGACTACAGATATTTTTAATGGTCAGTTAGGGATTTCAGGTAATGTTTCCACGAAAGCTGCAAAACCCATTTTTGATATGAAATTGGGCATGCAAAATTTCGATATTTCACAATCCTTTAAAGATCTAGAAATGTTGAAAGCTTTAGCGCCAATTGCAAAGGTATTACAGGGAAAATTAAATTCTACCATTGATATAAATGGATTTTTGGACTCGAGTTTTTCGCCAGATTTAAGTACAATTTCTGGTAGTGCTATTGCTAGCATACTTACCAATAAAATTAATACTGAAAACAGTCCATTACTTTCTGGCTTGGACAGTAAATTAGATTTCATTGATTTTGATGAACTAGATTTAAAAGACCTTACAACAAATTTAAGTTTCGAAAACGGACAAGTTTCCGTAAAACCATTCACGCTTAATTACAAAGACATTCCGATTGTGGTTTCAGGTTCACACAGTTTTTCAAACACCATGAATTACAATGCTGTTTTACAAGTACCAGCAAAATATTTAGGAAGCGAAGTGAATCGTTTAATTGGAAAGATCAACGATAATGAAGTGAATAAAATTACCATTCCTGTGACGGCAAATATTGGTGGTACATTCACGAGCCCTAACATAAAAACTGATTTAACGTCTGGAGTTTCAAACTTAACTAAACAGTTAATTGAAATTGAAAAGCAGAAATTAATAGGCAAAGGAAAAGATAAAATTAAGGATGCTTTAGGCGGACTTTTAGGTGGAAATACAACCACTACTAAAACAGATTCTACGACCACAAAAGCAGATACCACAAAACAATCCACCGAAGATAAAGTTAAAGAAGGCGTCAGCGGTATTTTGGGTGGTCTTTTAGGCGGCAAGAAAAAATCTACAAACAAAAAAGCGACGGATTCCATCAAAAATTAA
- a CDS encoding class I SAM-dependent methyltransferase, whose translation MTKKPWPTKDAMSQIYDLHLWGGKAHDFYSGSGSHDAKLVAPYLDSVITFLKSHNNSLTVCDLGCGDFNVGKELVKYTKKFIAIDIVENLIARNKSLFRAKHLEFCCLDIVEDELPEADCVILRQVLQHLSNAEILKIVTKLSNYKYVILTEHLPIGKFIPNKDIISGQGIRLKQSSGVDVLSMPFNLEVKDEKILNEIVLEDEKGIIVTRLYEIIPQKMTTKV comes from the coding sequence ATGACTAAAAAACCTTGGCCAACAAAAGATGCGATGTCACAAATTTATGACCTGCATCTTTGGGGCGGAAAAGCACATGATTTTTATTCCGGCTCAGGTTCTCACGATGCGAAACTCGTTGCACCTTATTTAGATAGTGTGATTACCTTTTTAAAATCCCATAACAATTCGCTGACGGTTTGCGATTTAGGTTGTGGCGATTTTAATGTGGGCAAAGAACTTGTAAAATACACTAAAAAATTTATCGCTATTGATATTGTTGAAAATTTAATCGCTAGAAATAAATCGCTATTCAGAGCAAAACATTTAGAGTTTTGTTGTTTGGATATTGTTGAAGATGAACTTCCGGAAGCCGATTGCGTTATTTTGAGACAGGTACTTCAACATTTGTCTAATGCTGAAATTCTGAAAATAGTGACCAAACTATCTAACTATAAATACGTAATTCTAACGGAACACCTACCAATTGGGAAATTCATACCCAATAAAGATATTATATCAGGACAAGGCATACGATTAAAACAAAGTAGTGGTGTTGATGTGCTGAGCATGCCTTTTAATTTGGAAGTTAAAGACGAGAAAATCTTAAATGAGATTGTTCTAGAGGATGAAAAAGGTATTATTGTTACTCGACTTTATGAGATTATTCCACAAAAAATGACGACAAAAGTCTGA
- the mutS gene encoding DNA mismatch repair protein MutS, which translates to MAKKAKKVTPLMKQYNAIKVKYPDALLLFRVGDFYETFGSDAVKASKILDIILTKRGAGSESETELAGFPHHSLNTYLPKLVRAGERVAICDQLEDPKQTKTIVKRGVTELVTPGVAFNDDILHSKSNNFLAAVYFEKQRIGVSFLDISTGEFLTSQGNAEYIDKLLQNFNPSEVLISKQSRKAFSEAFGTDFHTFYLEDWVFQADYAHETLIKHFNTKTLKGFGIEDLYEGIIASGVVLHYLGETRHNKLEHIATISRIATDDYVWMDKFTIRNLELYTSTNANAVTLINVIDKTISAMGGRTLKRWLALPLKHADKIKQRHEVVKYLLENEPLLQKIQSQIKHIGDIERLISKIATTKVSPREVIQLKNSLDAIVPIKAEAEVCENEALKILGDNLHRCDLLRDKIKETLTEDAPVNILKGHTIASGFSQELDELRGLSQSGKTYLDNMLKRESERTGITSLKIASNNVFGYYIEVRNSHKDKVPEEWIRKQTLVNAERYITEELKEYEAKILGAEERILAIEQQLFAELVTWMHQFIVSVQQNAQLIGQLDCLCGFASLAKANNYVYPQIDDSFDLEIKDGRHPVIEKQLPIGEPYIANDLFLDRASQQIIMITGPNMSGKSAILRQTALIVLLAQIGSFVPAGEARIGLVDKIFTRVGASDNISMGESTFMVEMNETASILNNISDRSLVLLDEIGRGTSTYDGISIAWAISEYLHEHPSKPKTLFATHYHELNEMTETFSRIKNFNVAVKELKDNVLFVRKLVEGGSEHSFGIHVAKMAGMPQQVIRRANKILSKLEKSHSSEELTDKVKTLKDDLQLSFFNLDDPLLIEIKDEILHTDIDTLTPVEALMKLNEIKRMLVKKKQA; encoded by the coding sequence TTGGCTAAAAAGGCGAAAAAAGTAACACCATTAATGAAACAGTATAATGCCATCAAGGTAAAATATCCTGATGCCTTGTTATTGTTTCGTGTGGGCGATTTTTATGAAACCTTTGGTAGCGATGCCGTAAAAGCGTCAAAAATACTCGATATCATTTTAACCAAACGTGGTGCTGGTAGCGAAAGTGAAACAGAGTTAGCTGGTTTTCCGCACCATTCCTTAAATACGTATTTGCCAAAATTGGTAAGGGCAGGAGAGCGTGTTGCTATTTGCGACCAGTTGGAAGACCCAAAGCAAACCAAAACCATCGTAAAACGTGGTGTCACGGAATTGGTTACGCCTGGTGTGGCTTTTAATGATGACATTTTACATTCAAAATCCAACAATTTTTTAGCCGCTGTTTATTTTGAAAAGCAACGTATTGGAGTGTCTTTTCTAGATATTTCTACCGGCGAATTTTTAACCTCGCAAGGCAATGCGGAGTATATTGATAAGCTCCTTCAGAATTTTAACCCAAGTGAAGTTTTAATTTCAAAACAAAGTCGAAAGGCATTTTCGGAAGCCTTCGGCACTGATTTTCATACGTTTTATTTGGAAGATTGGGTGTTTCAGGCCGACTATGCCCATGAAACTTTGATTAAACATTTCAACACGAAGACATTAAAAGGTTTTGGAATTGAAGATTTATATGAAGGGATTATCGCTTCAGGCGTTGTGCTTCATTATCTAGGAGAAACACGCCATAACAAGTTGGAGCATATTGCAACGATTTCGAGAATTGCGACTGATGATTATGTTTGGATGGATAAATTTACGATTCGGAATTTAGAGTTGTACACTTCTACCAATGCCAATGCCGTAACCTTAATCAATGTCATTGACAAAACGATTTCGGCCATGGGAGGACGAACCTTAAAACGTTGGTTGGCCTTACCGTTAAAACATGCTGATAAAATAAAACAACGACACGAAGTTGTTAAATATTTGTTGGAAAACGAACCCTTGCTTCAAAAGATTCAAAGTCAGATAAAACATATTGGAGACATTGAACGGCTCATTTCAAAAATAGCAACCACTAAAGTTAGTCCACGTGAAGTTATTCAGCTTAAAAACTCCTTAGACGCTATTGTGCCTATTAAGGCCGAAGCCGAAGTTTGTGAGAATGAAGCGTTGAAAATATTAGGCGATAATTTACATCGCTGTGATTTATTACGCGACAAAATAAAAGAAACACTCACCGAAGATGCACCTGTAAATATTTTAAAAGGTCATACCATTGCTAGCGGTTTTTCCCAAGAATTAGATGAATTGAGAGGTTTGTCACAATCTGGGAAAACGTATTTGGATAATATGCTGAAACGCGAAAGTGAACGTACAGGTATCACGTCCCTTAAGATTGCTTCAAACAACGTTTTTGGATATTATATTGAAGTCCGAAATTCACATAAAGATAAAGTTCCGGAAGAATGGATTCGTAAACAGACACTTGTAAATGCGGAGCGTTACATTACCGAAGAACTCAAAGAATATGAAGCAAAAATTTTAGGTGCTGAAGAGCGTATTTTAGCGATTGAGCAACAATTATTCGCTGAATTAGTCACTTGGATGCATCAGTTTATTGTTTCCGTTCAGCAGAATGCGCAACTCATTGGGCAATTAGATTGTTTGTGTGGATTTGCAAGTTTGGCGAAAGCAAACAACTATGTGTATCCACAAATTGATGATAGTTTCGATTTGGAAATAAAGGACGGTCGTCATCCCGTAATTGAAAAACAATTGCCAATTGGCGAACCTTATATTGCCAACGATTTATTTTTGGATAGAGCATCGCAGCAAATTATTATGATCACTGGACCAAACATGTCTGGTAAGTCGGCAATTCTAAGACAAACAGCATTGATTGTTTTATTAGCACAAATCGGAAGTTTTGTGCCTGCTGGAGAAGCAAGAATTGGTTTGGTCGATAAGATTTTTACCAGAGTAGGCGCAAGTGATAATATTTCGATGGGCGAATCCACCTTTATGGTAGAGATGAATGAAACCGCTTCTATTCTTAATAATATTTCAGACCGAAGCTTGGTACTTTTAGATGAAATTGGAAGAGGAACGAGTACATATGATGGTATTTCAATCGCTTGGGCCATCAGTGAATATTTGCATGAACACCCATCTAAACCCAAAACGCTTTTTGCAACACATTATCACGAATTAAATGAAATGACGGAGACGTTCAGTCGCATTAAAAATTTCAATGTCGCGGTAAAAGAGCTAAAAGATAATGTGCTTTTTGTTAGAAAACTGGTTGAAGGCGGAAGTGAACACAGTTTTGGAATTCACGTCGCAAAAATGGCAGGAATGCCGCAGCAAGTGATAAGGCGCGCAAATAAAATTCTATCTAAACTAGAAAAATCGCATTCAAGTGAAGAGTTAACGGATAAGGTGAAAACATTAAAAGATGATTTGCAATTAAGCTTTTTTAATTTGGATGACCCTTTACTGATAGAGATAAAGGACGAAATTCTTCATACGGATATCGATACTTTAACACCAGTTGAAGCTTTAATGAAACTCAATGAAATTAAGCGAATGTTGGTAAAGAAAAAGCAAGCCTAA
- a CDS encoding RNA methyltransferase, which yields MRKLKNEELERLEISEFKTAEKSPIIIILDNIRSLNNIGSVFRTSDAFLIEKIYLCGITAQPPHNDIRKTALGSTETVAWQYAENTLDIIEKLKTENIKICAIEQAENATMLNDFEPQPNTKYAFVFGNEVKGVAQNVVDASDVVIEIPQYGTKHSLNISVSCGVVVWDVFSKMKRPN from the coding sequence ATGAGAAAACTAAAGAACGAAGAATTAGAAAGGTTAGAAATTTCAGAATTTAAAACTGCTGAAAAGTCTCCTATCATCATTATACTCGATAATATTAGAAGCCTTAACAACATTGGTTCGGTTTTTAGAACCAGTGATGCGTTTTTAATTGAAAAGATTTATCTCTGTGGTATTACTGCACAACCACCACACAACGATATTAGAAAAACAGCTTTAGGAAGTACGGAAACTGTGGCTTGGCAATATGCCGAAAACACTTTAGATATTATTGAAAAATTAAAAACTGAAAACATAAAAATTTGTGCTATTGAACAAGCCGAAAACGCCACCATGCTCAACGATTTTGAACCTCAACCCAACACTAAATATGCTTTTGTGTTTGGGAATGAAGTTAAAGGTGTAGCACAAAATGTGGTTGATGCAAGTGATGTTGTGATTGAAATTCCGCAATATGGCACCAAACATTCTTTGAATATTTCGGTTAGTTGTGGTGTGGTAGTTTGGGATGTGTTCAGTAAGATGAAGAGGCCCAATTAA
- a CDS encoding queuosine precursor transporter codes for MSIKDKLLAQRIYLLLGGLFITSLVVSNLIFQKFFYWYPLDIEIFGSKLFQISVGILPYPITFLITDLISEIYGKKRANDIVIAGIFASIFSVGIILVADDVPALENSPINDDTFKNVFSKTIIAVGSSMFAYLFAQLIDIRIYHFWKNFTKGKHLWLRNNFSTWFSQFIDTLSIISLLCFFEVLPWSSFKGLLISGFLFKVLVAALDTPILYLGVYIFRKRFKLKVNEEINLL; via the coding sequence ATGTCAATAAAAGACAAGCTTTTAGCACAACGCATTTACCTATTACTTGGTGGACTTTTTATTACTTCGCTTGTCGTGTCAAACTTAATATTTCAGAAGTTCTTTTACTGGTATCCTTTAGATATCGAGATTTTCGGTTCAAAATTATTTCAAATATCCGTCGGTATTCTACCCTATCCAATAACTTTTCTAATTACGGATTTAATCAGTGAAATTTACGGTAAAAAGAGAGCGAATGATATTGTAATCGCTGGAATTTTTGCTTCAATCTTTTCAGTTGGTATTATTTTAGTTGCAGATGATGTACCAGCATTAGAAAATTCACCAATAAATGATGATACTTTCAAAAATGTGTTTAGTAAAACCATTATCGCTGTTGGCTCTAGCATGTTTGCTTATTTGTTTGCTCAGTTAATAGACATAAGAATCTACCATTTCTGGAAAAACTTCACTAAAGGAAAACATTTGTGGTTACGTAATAATTTTTCAACTTGGTTTTCTCAATTCATCGACACTCTATCCATTATCAGTTTACTTTGCTTTTTTGAAGTCTTACCTTGGTCTAGCTTTAAAGGCTTATTGATTAGTGGCTTCCTTTTTAAAGTACTCGTTGCGGCATTAGACACACCAATTTTATATCTCGGTGTCTATATATTCCGAAAACGTTTCAAGCTAAAAGTAAATGAGGAAATAAATTTACTGTAA
- the rpsU gene encoding 30S ribosomal protein S21 — translation MIKIEIKEGENIERALKRYKRKHRNVQIMQNLRESRYFTKPSVKRRREIQKAEYIQGLRDAENV, via the coding sequence ATGATTAAAATCGAAATCAAAGAAGGAGAAAACATAGAACGTGCACTTAAGCGTTACAAGCGTAAACACAGAAATGTGCAAATTATGCAGAACTTGAGAGAATCACGTTATTTTACTAAGCCTTCTGTAAAAAGAAGAAGAGAAATTCAGAAAGCTGAATATATTCAAGGTTTAAGAGACGCTGAAAACGTATAG
- a CDS encoding gamma carbonic anhydrase family protein, producing MPIIKPVKGKHPQIAEDCYVAENATIVGDVTIGHHCSVWFNAVIRGDVHFIKIGNKVNIQDGAVIHATYKKSPTIIGNNVSIGHNAIVHGCTIKDNVLVGMGSIIMDDCVIESNTIIAAGAVLTKNTIVESGSIYAGVPAKKVKDISQELISGEIDRIANNYVKYSSWFKE from the coding sequence ATGCCAATAATAAAACCCGTAAAAGGAAAACATCCACAAATAGCTGAAGATTGTTACGTTGCCGAAAACGCAACCATAGTTGGAGATGTTACTATAGGCCATCATTGTAGCGTTTGGTTCAATGCCGTGATAAGAGGCGATGTTCACTTTATCAAAATAGGCAATAAGGTAAATATTCAAGATGGTGCTGTCATTCATGCTACCTATAAGAAATCTCCAACAATAATTGGAAATAATGTATCGATAGGCCATAATGCTATTGTACATGGCTGTACCATAAAAGATAATGTGCTTGTGGGTATGGGAAGCATCATTATGGACGATTGCGTTATAGAAAGTAACACTATTATTGCTGCAGGTGCAGTCCTAACCAAAAACACCATTGTAGAATCTGGAAGCATTTATGCAGGCGTTCCTGCTAAAAAAGTAAAAGATATAAGCCAAGAATTAATTTCAGGAGAAATTGATAGGATCGCGAATAATTACGTGAAGTATTCGAGTTGGTTTAAGGAATAA
- the kduI gene encoding 5-dehydro-4-deoxy-D-glucuronate isomerase encodes MSKYNTRYASSPEAVKKYDTQQLRNEFLIQNVLKKDTIEWVYTHYDRFMVAGVVPETKSVNLEAIDPLKADFFLERRELGIINIGDSGSVSVDGTIYTLERKEALYIGQGNKEVVFSSKSSENPAKFYLNSTPAHKAYPNKKIGTEDVEVIELGAPETANARTLRKYIVNSVVDVCQLQMGMTTIKVGSSWNTMPAHVHDRRMEVYFYFEVPEDQAVCHFMGEPQETRHIWMANGEAVISPPWSIHSGSGTSNYSFIWGMAGENLDYGDMDVCKINELR; translated from the coding sequence ATGTCAAAATACAATACAAGATACGCATCCAGTCCAGAGGCTGTAAAAAAATACGATACTCAACAATTACGAAATGAATTCTTAATTCAGAACGTACTAAAAAAAGACACTATAGAGTGGGTGTACACGCACTATGATAGATTTATGGTTGCAGGCGTTGTGCCCGAAACGAAATCTGTTAATTTAGAAGCTATAGACCCATTAAAAGCTGATTTTTTCTTGGAAAGGAGAGAGCTTGGGATTATTAATATAGGTGATTCAGGAAGTGTATCCGTTGATGGAACAATTTATACTCTAGAACGTAAGGAAGCACTTTATATTGGCCAAGGGAACAAAGAAGTGGTTTTTTCGAGTAAATCTTCGGAAAATCCTGCAAAATTTTATTTAAATTCAACACCAGCTCACAAAGCCTATCCAAATAAAAAAATTGGAACAGAGGATGTGGAGGTTATTGAATTAGGGGCACCCGAAACAGCAAATGCAAGAACATTAAGAAAGTATATTGTAAACAGTGTGGTAGATGTTTGCCAATTGCAAATGGGAATGACGACCATAAAAGTTGGAAGTAGCTGGAATACGATGCCAGCACATGTGCATGACAGACGAATGGAAGTCTATTTCTATTTTGAAGTGCCAGAAGACCAAGCTGTGTGTCATTTTATGGGGGAGCCGCAAGAAACGCGTCACATTTGGATGGCTAATGGAGAAGCCGTAATTTCACCACCATGGTCAATTCATTCAGGTTCAGGAACATCAAACTATTCCTTTATTTGGGGAATGGCAGGTGAAAATTTGGATTATGGAGATATGGACGTTTGTAAAATCAATGAATTAAGATAA